One genomic segment of Chitinophaga parva includes these proteins:
- a CDS encoding SDR family oxidoreductase, translating to MNSLQNKVAVITGSARGLGKAIAERYAALGADIVINYSKDKASADEVVSNIKAMGARVLPVQADVSKVAEIRHLFAEAKQTFGRIDIVVANAGIEMVETPVTNFTEEQFDRVFSINTKGAYFTMQQAALEVEDGGRIIYIASSTTAFPVPGMAVYGGSKTTPRYMVEVLAKEIGHRGVTVNSIIPFAVDHSGIFADPAAYPELRQSLLNSCPMHRLAEVEDVANVAEFFASNLSSFVNGQHLLVNGGANQ from the coding sequence ATGAACTCCTTACAAAATAAAGTGGCCGTAATCACCGGCTCTGCCCGCGGACTGGGCAAAGCAATTGCAGAACGTTATGCGGCGCTGGGTGCAGACATCGTGATCAACTATTCAAAAGACAAAGCATCTGCGGATGAAGTGGTAAGCAACATCAAGGCCATGGGCGCCCGGGTGCTGCCCGTGCAGGCGGATGTGAGCAAGGTGGCGGAGATCCGGCACCTGTTTGCCGAAGCGAAACAAACCTTTGGCAGGATCGATATTGTGGTGGCCAATGCCGGCATTGAGATGGTGGAAACGCCGGTGACCAACTTCACGGAAGAACAGTTTGACAGGGTATTTTCCATCAATACCAAGGGTGCCTATTTCACTATGCAGCAGGCAGCCCTGGAGGTGGAAGACGGGGGACGTATCATTTACATTGCTTCCAGCACCACAGCCTTCCCGGTGCCTGGCATGGCAGTGTACGGCGGCAGCAAAACCACGCCGCGCTACATGGTGGAGGTACTGGCAAAGGAAATAGGTCACCGGGGCGTTACCGTTAATTCCATCATACCCTTCGCGGTAGACCATTCCGGTATATTCGCGGACCCGGCCGCCTATCCCGAACTGCGCCAATCCTTGCTGAACAGTTGTCCCATGCACCGCCTCGCCGAAGTGGAAGATGTGGCCAATGTGGCGGAGTTCTTTGCAAGTAATCTTTCTTCTTTTGTGAACGGACAGCACCTGCTGGTGAATGGCGGTGCAAACCAGTAA
- a CDS encoding SDR family oxidoreductase: MNKTLSNKVILVTGASRGIGATIATAAAAAGAKVIVNYAGSKDAADKVVANIIAAGGDALALQADVSKAAAVKALFDNAIAHYGRMDVLINNAGVVVYKLIKDTTDEDFERQFDINVKGTFNTLREAATHLADNGSVINFSTSVNRLMMPTYGTYAATKAAVEHLTRIFAKEVGARGINVNSVSPGPTNTELFTFGKSEEVIARLASLSAFNRIGDPADIAKVVLFLAGDDAKWVSGQNIGINGGMA, encoded by the coding sequence ATGAACAAAACACTCTCCAACAAAGTAATCCTGGTAACCGGCGCCTCCCGCGGTATTGGCGCCACCATTGCCACCGCTGCCGCTGCCGCCGGCGCCAAGGTGATCGTTAACTATGCGGGCAGTAAAGATGCCGCGGACAAAGTAGTGGCCAATATCATTGCCGCCGGCGGAGACGCACTTGCCCTGCAGGCAGATGTAAGCAAGGCTGCAGCCGTAAAGGCCCTCTTTGACAATGCCATTGCACATTATGGCCGCATGGATGTGCTGATCAACAACGCCGGCGTGGTCGTGTACAAACTGATCAAAGACACCACAGATGAAGATTTTGAACGCCAGTTCGACATCAACGTTAAAGGCACTTTCAATACCCTGCGCGAAGCAGCTACCCACCTGGCAGACAATGGCAGCGTGATCAACTTCTCCACTTCTGTGAACCGGCTGATGATGCCGACCTACGGCACCTATGCAGCCACCAAAGCTGCTGTGGAGCACCTGACCCGCATCTTTGCCAAAGAAGTGGGTGCCCGCGGCATCAATGTAAACTCCGTATCTCCCGGCCCTACCAACACAGAGTTGTTCACCTTTGGCAAATCTGAAGAGGTCATTGCCAGGCTGGCATCCCTCTCTGCATTCAACCGCATTGGCGACCCGGCAGACATTGCCAAAGTAGTGCTCTTCCTGGCCGGCGATGATGCCAAATGGGTATCCGGTCAAAACATTGGTATTAACGGCGGCATGGCCTGA
- a CDS encoding helix-turn-helix domain-containing protein, with translation MSSKDNVVKDLRELYAILGLEQVDAHAGFTVHYLQDTFKQLPFRSQPFRPNYFSFLFIRDAFGQYTIDDLQFEVRPLTVYFTNPGNYRVFEWHAIRDTCLITFDEAFLKEYVHADVFQQFSFLLTETMQPRPLQPYEFDTLEQLYRYIHREQYGNSPYKQKLIGALMASLLLKIKEYFFQDYNPIYEGNRSSEIVKTFKIDLEQHFRDLTAGRTDTPLRVQDYADKQALHVNYLSNVISTKTGKSASTWIAEKTISAARVMLQNPALSVKEITARLGFLEPPHFSNYFKKHTGMSPAAYRKQHPETRS, from the coding sequence ATGTCATCCAAAGACAACGTTGTAAAAGATCTCCGGGAGCTATACGCCATCCTGGGCCTGGAACAGGTAGACGCCCACGCCGGCTTCACGGTGCATTACCTGCAGGATACTTTTAAGCAGCTCCCCTTCCGCTCCCAGCCTTTCCGGCCTAACTATTTCAGCTTTCTTTTTATCCGCGACGCCTTTGGCCAGTACACCATTGACGATCTGCAGTTTGAAGTGCGCCCGCTTACCGTCTACTTCACTAACCCGGGCAACTACCGCGTGTTTGAATGGCACGCCATCCGGGACACCTGCCTGATCACCTTTGACGAAGCCTTCCTGAAAGAATACGTACATGCCGATGTGTTCCAGCAATTCTCTTTCCTGCTCACAGAAACCATGCAGCCCCGCCCCCTGCAGCCCTACGAGTTTGACACCCTGGAGCAACTGTACCGCTACATCCACCGGGAGCAATACGGCAATTCCCCTTACAAACAAAAATTGATCGGGGCACTGATGGCATCCCTGTTGCTGAAAATAAAGGAATACTTCTTCCAGGATTATAATCCTATTTATGAGGGCAACCGCAGCTCTGAAATTGTAAAGACCTTTAAAATAGACCTGGAGCAACACTTCCGCGACCTTACCGCCGGTAGAACAGACACTCCGCTGCGGGTACAGGATTACGCAGATAAACAGGCCCTGCATGTCAATTATCTCTCCAATGTGATCAGCACCAAAACAGGTAAATCCGCAAGCACCTGGATAGCGGAAAAGACCATCTCCGCGGCCCGGGTCATGCTGCAAAATCCGGCGCTGTCAGTTAAGGAGATCACGGCCAGGCTGGGTTTCCTGGAGCCGCCCCATTTTAGTAACTACTTTAAAAAACACACCGGCATGAGCCCTGCCGCCTACCGGAAACAGCACCCGGAAACCCGTTCTTAG
- a CDS encoding acyltransferase family protein has protein sequence MNQLQPGLLQTRRHFEILDGLRGVAAIVVVVFHFLECVYSDYSRNITGHGFLAVDFFFCLSGFVIAYAYDGRMEKLGVKEFFKSRLIRLHPLVFMGAVLGILTFYLDPLSTYRFHYSGGYMALLFLATALLIPVPVMPERLLNLFVLNAPAWSLFWEYIANIVYALVLWRLKRVWLLVIAIVAAALLVAMSLHYNTVGMGWGGPSFWGGGARLACELTAGMVVYRYKWIIPNRLGFPGLTLLLLGALMMPYFKYNLYVELALAILYCPLLVALGAGAVLKPYLQPLCRFSGAISYPLYMVHYGFIWIFWEYIVLHKSSIGEITWIVVMGVLLLVAFAYFILKVYDEPVRRYFTNRRKAA, from the coding sequence ATGAACCAATTGCAGCCTGGCCTTTTGCAAACACGCCGGCATTTCGAGATCCTGGACGGCCTCCGGGGAGTAGCCGCCATCGTAGTCGTTGTTTTCCACTTCCTGGAATGCGTGTATTCGGATTATTCCAGGAACATCACCGGCCACGGATTCCTGGCGGTGGATTTCTTTTTCTGCCTGTCCGGCTTCGTGATCGCTTATGCCTATGATGGCCGTATGGAGAAACTGGGCGTAAAGGAATTTTTCAAATCCCGCCTTATCCGCCTGCATCCATTGGTATTCATGGGCGCGGTGCTGGGTATCCTCACCTTTTACCTGGACCCGCTGAGCACTTACCGGTTCCACTACAGCGGAGGGTACATGGCCCTGCTTTTCCTGGCCACGGCCCTGCTGATACCCGTACCGGTAATGCCGGAGCGCCTGTTGAACCTGTTTGTGCTCAATGCGCCTGCCTGGTCCCTTTTCTGGGAGTATATTGCCAATATCGTATATGCCCTGGTGTTATGGCGGCTGAAGCGTGTATGGCTGCTGGTCATTGCGATCGTAGCTGCGGCGTTACTGGTGGCCATGTCCCTGCATTACAATACGGTAGGCATGGGCTGGGGCGGCCCCAGTTTCTGGGGAGGTGGCGCCCGCCTGGCCTGCGAGCTCACCGCTGGTATGGTGGTGTACCGCTACAAATGGATCATCCCTAACCGCCTGGGCTTCCCGGGGCTCACATTACTGCTGCTGGGCGCACTGATGATGCCCTACTTTAAGTATAACCTGTACGTGGAACTGGCCCTGGCCATCCTGTATTGCCCGCTGCTGGTGGCCCTGGGAGCCGGCGCCGTACTGAAACCATACCTGCAGCCCCTGTGCCGGTTTTCCGGCGCCATCTCTTACCCGCTGTACATGGTACATTACGGGTTTATCTGGATCTTTTGGGAATACATTGTGCTGCATAAATCCAGCATTGGAGAGATCACGTGGATCGTAGTAATGGGAGTGCTCCTGCTCGTTGCTTTTGCTTACTTCATCCTGAAAGTATACGATGAGCCGGTACGCCGCTATTTTACCAACCGGCGCAAGGCCGCATAA
- the glgP gene encoding alpha-glucan family phosphorylase has product MHKNEIPGFQTLVSLALDVRWSWNHEADALWQQLDPQLWSQTHNPWVILQTMATDKLQQKLSDPQMRTQIDALEAAREAAHAAPTWFSRQEGASDVKGIAYFSMEFMLTEALPIYVGGLGNVAGDQLKAASDLGVPVTGIGLLYQQGYFRQVIDASGNQQAYYPYNDPGQLPIKPLFTENGEWLRIQVPMPNAPLWLRVWEVTAGRVKLFLLDSNDPANPPFYRGITSQIYGGDSTMRLQQEIVLGIGGWRVLEALNLQPDVCHLNEGHAALAILERTASFMASEKVSFDTAFSTVRAGNLFTTHTAVAAGFDHFEPWLMATYLGTYAAEKLQLSVDQLLALGRQNPADDNERFNMAYLAINGSGAVNAVSRLHSEVSKGLFQPLFNRWNPEDIPVGYVTNGIHVPSWESRAAGAFWAQVGGETGWQNGGEGPAAAILQAPASALWAMRQQARKSLVGYVRRQSGNPALFDEHTLTIGFARRFVPYKRPDLLLRDPNRLVRLLTNYQQPVQLVIAGKAPPADEQGKGIIRHWLQFIHDYNMSAHVVFLPDYDMLMAAHMTGGVDVWLNTPRRPWEACGTSGMKVLVNGGINLSELDGWWAEAYTPQTGWALGDGLEHHDDDDHQDALEAEDLYTTLEQQVVPSFYQRNAAQLPEAWIEMMRQSMAVHTPAFSANRAVREYTLKYYLPGARAYQQRAADHAAVGRSVAQWRKATDRAWDRLEIGEAKVKQEGNEYVFEVPVFLADLSTDAVKVMLYADAVDNLPRAEHELQLTPSPEKTAVVPAKPMQLYRARIPVVRAAADYTVCLQGKHAQAAVPLENRNIYWQH; this is encoded by the coding sequence ATGCACAAGAATGAAATTCCCGGTTTTCAAACCCTGGTAAGCCTTGCCCTGGATGTGCGCTGGTCCTGGAATCATGAAGCAGATGCACTTTGGCAGCAGCTGGATCCACAGCTATGGAGCCAGACCCACAACCCCTGGGTGATCCTCCAGACCATGGCTACCGACAAACTGCAACAAAAACTGTCAGACCCGCAGATGCGCACCCAGATAGATGCCCTGGAAGCCGCCAGGGAGGCGGCACATGCTGCGCCCACCTGGTTTTCCAGGCAGGAGGGGGCCAGCGACGTGAAAGGCATTGCCTACTTCAGCATGGAATTTATGCTTACGGAAGCCCTGCCCATCTACGTGGGCGGCCTGGGCAACGTGGCGGGCGACCAGCTGAAAGCCGCCAGTGACCTGGGAGTACCGGTAACCGGCATAGGCCTCCTGTACCAACAGGGCTACTTCCGCCAGGTGATAGACGCCAGCGGGAACCAACAGGCCTATTATCCTTACAATGACCCGGGGCAGCTGCCCATCAAGCCCCTGTTCACGGAGAATGGCGAATGGCTGCGCATACAAGTACCTATGCCCAATGCACCACTCTGGTTGCGGGTCTGGGAGGTGACTGCCGGTCGCGTTAAGCTCTTTTTGCTGGATAGTAACGACCCGGCCAACCCGCCTTTTTACCGCGGCATCACCAGCCAGATTTATGGCGGCGACAGCACCATGCGGCTGCAGCAGGAAATAGTATTGGGCATCGGTGGCTGGCGGGTGCTGGAAGCATTAAACTTACAGCCGGATGTGTGCCATCTCAACGAAGGCCACGCTGCCCTGGCCATCCTGGAAAGAACGGCCAGCTTCATGGCCAGTGAAAAAGTTTCTTTCGATACCGCATTCTCCACTGTGCGCGCCGGCAATCTCTTTACCACGCATACCGCCGTGGCAGCCGGTTTTGATCACTTTGAGCCGTGGCTCATGGCCACTTACCTGGGCACGTATGCCGCGGAAAAACTGCAATTGTCTGTAGATCAATTGCTGGCCCTGGGCCGGCAGAACCCTGCCGATGACAATGAGCGTTTCAACATGGCCTACCTGGCCATTAATGGCAGCGGCGCTGTAAACGCGGTGAGCCGCCTGCACAGCGAAGTGAGTAAAGGCTTGTTCCAGCCCCTCTTTAACCGCTGGAATCCCGAAGACATTCCCGTAGGATACGTGACCAATGGCATTCATGTACCCAGCTGGGAATCCCGTGCGGCGGGCGCCTTCTGGGCCCAGGTAGGCGGAGAGACCGGCTGGCAGAATGGAGGGGAGGGGCCCGCGGCCGCCATCCTCCAGGCGCCGGCAAGCGCCCTGTGGGCCATGCGGCAGCAGGCCCGCAAATCCCTGGTGGGTTATGTGCGCCGCCAAAGCGGCAACCCCGCACTGTTTGATGAACATACCCTCACCATTGGGTTTGCCCGCCGCTTTGTGCCCTACAAACGCCCTGATCTTTTATTGCGCGACCCCAACCGCCTGGTGCGCCTGCTCACGAATTACCAACAACCGGTGCAACTGGTCATTGCCGGCAAGGCACCACCCGCAGATGAACAAGGCAAGGGCATCATCCGCCACTGGCTGCAGTTTATCCACGACTACAACATGAGCGCGCACGTAGTGTTCCTGCCGGATTATGATATGCTCATGGCTGCGCACATGACCGGTGGCGTGGATGTATGGCTGAATACACCGCGCCGCCCCTGGGAAGCCTGTGGGACCAGCGGCATGAAGGTGTTGGTGAATGGGGGCATTAACCTCAGTGAGCTGGATGGCTGGTGGGCAGAGGCCTACACCCCGCAAACCGGCTGGGCCCTGGGCGATGGCCTGGAACATCATGATGATGATGACCACCAGGATGCCCTGGAAGCAGAAGATCTTTACACTACGCTGGAACAACAGGTAGTGCCCTCCTTTTATCAACGCAATGCAGCGCAGCTGCCCGAAGCCTGGATAGAAATGATGCGCCAGAGCATGGCCGTACATACCCCTGCATTCTCCGCCAACCGCGCCGTGCGCGAATACACGCTGAAATATTATCTACCCGGGGCCCGCGCCTACCAGCAACGTGCGGCAGATCATGCAGCAGTGGGCCGCTCCGTGGCACAGTGGAGGAAAGCTACAGACCGCGCGTGGGACCGCCTGGAAATAGGGGAGGCCAAGGTAAAACAGGAAGGCAACGAGTATGTATTCGAGGTGCCGGTATTCCTGGCAGACCTGAGCACAGATGCGGTTAAAGTAATGCTGTATGCAGATGCAGTGGACAACCTGCCCCGTGCAGAGCATGAGCTGCAATTGACGCCCAGCCCCGAGAAAACCGCCGTCGTGCCTGCAAAGCCCATGCAACTTTACCGCGCCCGCATTCCCGTGGTGCGTGCGGCGGCAGATTATACGGTATGCCTGCAGGGAAAGCATGCGCAGGCAGCAGTACCATTGGAAAACAGGAATATTTACTGGCAGCATTGA
- a CDS encoding DUF2461 domain-containing protein — protein sequence MSKKEMAVIPASGFAFLAQLRKHNNREWFNAHKEVYQQELQHMENFASSLLAKLNTHDVIETASGKQALMRIYRDTRFSHDKTPYKTHWSGHFTRATAQRRGGYYFHIEEGNTFMAGGFWAPAADDLKRVRDDIAFDATPLRKILKQRTFAEYFGTLRGEQLKNAPKGFPAEHEAVDLLRYKQYLVRRDFTDVQVLADNFLEEANRTFKAMRPFLDYMSDVLTVDGNGE from the coding sequence ATGTCCAAAAAAGAAATGGCAGTGATCCCCGCCTCCGGTTTTGCTTTTTTAGCACAACTGCGCAAGCACAACAACCGCGAATGGTTCAATGCCCATAAAGAGGTGTACCAGCAGGAGCTCCAGCACATGGAAAACTTTGCATCATCCTTGCTGGCCAAACTCAATACGCATGACGTCATAGAAACCGCGTCCGGCAAACAGGCACTCATGCGCATTTACCGCGATACCCGTTTCTCGCATGATAAAACGCCGTACAAAACCCACTGGAGCGGCCACTTCACCCGCGCTACTGCCCAGCGCAGGGGTGGTTATTATTTTCATATCGAAGAAGGCAATACATTCATGGCGGGCGGCTTTTGGGCCCCCGCGGCAGATGACCTGAAGCGTGTGCGCGATGACATTGCCTTTGATGCCACGCCGCTGCGCAAGATCTTAAAGCAAAGAACTTTTGCCGAATACTTTGGCACGCTGCGCGGAGAGCAGTTGAAGAACGCCCCGAAAGGCTTTCCCGCAGAGCACGAAGCGGTGGACCTGCTGCGCTACAAACAGTATCTGGTACGCCGGGATTTTACCGATGTGCAGGTGCTGGCAGATAATTTCCTGGAGGAGGCAAATAGAACGTTTAAAGCAATGCGGCCTTTCCTGGATTATATGAGCGATGTGCTTACGGTGGATGGCAATGGGGAGTGA
- a CDS encoding YoaK family protein: protein MLRNVRNTRTLKENLMLASSTAFVSGLVNVAGLIAFFALSSNVTGHMANLVKHIADVDKRDVISLFVWLISFFSGAFIASYIIHSLQKISVYRAHATPIFIEALILLLVAIYADAWYHGQHSQAIIACLLFSMGLQNGTVSKISGGLIKTTHLTGLMTDLGAETAEHLHPGVEKSTPLRDRLYVRITILACYFIGGLIGALAYYQLELKIFYAVPLLLMTVLFYDLLPVARHRVWRAIRQRSDA from the coding sequence ATGCTGAGAAATGTTCGTAATACCCGTACGCTCAAAGAGAATTTAATGCTGGCATCATCTACTGCCTTTGTATCCGGATTAGTGAACGTGGCCGGGCTGATAGCGTTCTTTGCGCTTTCTTCCAATGTGACCGGCCACATGGCAAACCTGGTGAAGCACATCGCTGATGTGGACAAACGTGATGTGATCTCACTTTTTGTATGGTTGATCTCCTTTTTTTCCGGGGCGTTCATTGCCAGCTATATCATACACTCGCTGCAAAAGATCAGCGTGTACCGGGCGCACGCCACGCCTATCTTTATTGAAGCACTCATTCTTTTGCTCGTGGCCATTTATGCAGATGCCTGGTATCATGGCCAGCATAGCCAGGCTATCATTGCCTGCCTGCTCTTTTCCATGGGGCTTCAAAATGGTACCGTAAGCAAAATATCCGGCGGCCTGATCAAAACTACCCACCTCACCGGTTTGATGACAGACCTGGGCGCGGAAACCGCGGAGCACTTGCATCCCGGGGTAGAAAAGTCTACTCCGTTACGGGACCGCCTGTACGTACGCATTACCATCCTGGCCTGTTACTTTATAGGGGGCCTTATCGGCGCACTGGCATACTACCAGCTGGAACTGAAAATATTTTACGCAGTGCCCCTGCTGTTAATGACTGTCCTGTTCTACGATCTTCTTCCAGTGGCCCGGCACCGCGTATGGCGCGCTATCCGCCAGCGCTCTGATGCCTGA
- a CDS encoding cytochrome b/b6 domain-containing protein: MKATTVHKYLHWSIALCVCFMVITIAWEPLRQWHVTTGYGLIALYLLRVVLTKLRGTGYTPPFARSAPMLQRVEGWLYMLFYAGLAVALYTGYMRVHGPESLVESMLWVHIKSMYYLVVFILAQVGYAVLAETSWFSRAVYSKG, encoded by the coding sequence ATGAAAGCTACAACTGTTCATAAATACCTGCATTGGAGCATTGCGCTCTGTGTTTGTTTCATGGTCATCACCATTGCATGGGAGCCCCTGCGCCAATGGCATGTGACGACGGGCTACGGGCTCATTGCATTGTACCTGCTGCGCGTGGTGCTCACCAAATTGCGGGGCACTGGCTATACACCACCCTTTGCACGCAGCGCTCCCATGCTGCAGCGCGTGGAAGGGTGGCTGTATATGCTGTTCTATGCCGGCCTGGCCGTGGCATTGTACACCGGCTACATGCGGGTGCATGGCCCGGAAAGCCTCGTGGAATCCATGCTTTGGGTGCACATCAAATCCATGTACTACCTGGTTGTGTTCATCCTGGCCCAGGTAGGATACGCTGTGCTGGCGGAAACCAGCTGGTTTTCCAGGGCGGTTTACAGCAAGGGATAA
- the trhA gene encoding PAQR family membrane homeostasis protein TrhA, which yields MGIIVQQTYTRQQEIVNGLIHAAAVIFGVIALPVLTSIAAIHNNTAGVVGAGIYGFSFILCFVNSTVYHLSLEPAVKRLFLIFDHISIYFLIAGTYTPFLLIYLFNPFGIALLSTLWGLTLVGIFFKVRFTGRFEIVSVVIYLVMGWIMVVGGNRFFESIPLRVIVMVVVGGICYSMGVFFYVWDRYKYTHAVWHALVLVGALCHYVAVLLAV from the coding sequence ATGGGAATCATTGTACAACAAACTTACACGCGCCAGCAGGAAATAGTAAATGGATTAATACACGCCGCAGCCGTGATCTTTGGTGTGATAGCGCTACCGGTGCTCACCAGCATTGCAGCTATACACAACAACACCGCGGGCGTGGTGGGTGCCGGCATTTACGGGTTCAGTTTCATTTTGTGTTTTGTCAATTCCACCGTTTACCACCTCTCGCTGGAACCCGCGGTGAAGCGGCTCTTCCTTATATTTGACCACATCAGTATTTACTTCCTGATAGCAGGTACCTATACTCCCTTCCTGCTCATCTATTTGTTCAATCCATTTGGTATTGCCCTGCTTTCCACCTTATGGGGACTTACGCTGGTGGGTATCTTTTTCAAGGTGCGTTTTACCGGGCGGTTTGAAATTGTGTCTGTGGTCATTTACCTCGTAATGGGATGGATCATGGTGGTGGGTGGTAACCGCTTTTTTGAAAGTATTCCCCTGCGCGTGATCGTGATGGTGGTGGTGGGTGGCATTTGCTATTCCATGGGGGTATTCTTCTACGTATGGGACAGGTATAAATATACCCATGCAGTGTGGCATGCACTGGTACTGGTGGGCGCCTTGTGCCATTATGTAGCAGTATTACTGGCTGTGTAA
- a CDS encoding NADP-dependent oxidoreductase, whose translation MENAKMRAVRYDRFGGIEALYIGEVPKPAPDAEEVLVQVKAAGINPGEAAIRQGKMAQQFPSTFPSGQGSDFAGVVVAAGASAEDFKVGDEVIGFSNRRNSQAEFVAVPTDQLVLKPANVPWEQAGALFVAGTTAFAALQAMKMSHGETLVISGAAGGVGSVLIQLARNANLRVIGIAGPDNQEWLQQQGVTPVPYGNGLEHKLRQLVAGNKEDVFIDLYGGGYVDMAIRLGIKPENIDTIIDFEAAKKYGTKTAGNAAGANAGVMQALATMMAEGKLTIPIAATYPMSEVQAAYKELEQRHTRGKIVLIP comes from the coding sequence ATGGAAAATGCAAAAATGCGCGCAGTACGCTATGACCGTTTTGGCGGCATTGAGGCGCTTTATATAGGGGAGGTACCCAAACCCGCACCGGATGCGGAAGAAGTGCTGGTGCAGGTAAAAGCAGCCGGCATTAATCCCGGCGAAGCCGCCATCCGCCAGGGTAAAATGGCGCAACAATTCCCCTCCACATTCCCTTCAGGCCAGGGTAGCGACTTTGCGGGCGTAGTAGTGGCCGCAGGCGCATCGGCAGAAGACTTTAAAGTGGGTGATGAAGTGATTGGCTTCTCCAACCGCCGCAACAGCCAGGCGGAATTTGTAGCGGTGCCTACAGACCAGCTGGTGTTAAAACCCGCTAACGTGCCCTGGGAACAGGCTGGCGCCCTCTTCGTGGCGGGCACCACGGCCTTTGCCGCCCTGCAGGCCATGAAAATGAGCCATGGGGAAACGCTGGTCATCTCCGGCGCCGCCGGCGGAGTGGGCTCTGTGCTGATCCAGCTGGCCAGGAATGCGAACCTGCGGGTGATCGGGATAGCCGGGCCAGACAACCAGGAATGGCTGCAACAGCAAGGCGTAACGCCGGTGCCATATGGCAATGGCCTGGAACATAAGCTGCGGCAGCTGGTGGCCGGCAACAAAGAAGATGTGTTCATCGATCTCTACGGCGGGGGATATGTAGACATGGCTATCAGGCTTGGTATAAAACCGGAGAACATAGACACCATCATCGATTTTGAAGCCGCTAAAAAATACGGTACCAAAACCGCCGGTAATGCCGCGGGCGCCAATGCCGGCGTCATGCAGGCACTGGCCACTATGATGGCCGAAGGAAAGCTCACCATCCCCATTGCCGCCACTTACCCCATGAGCGAAGTACAGGCCGCCTATAAGGAGTTGGAGCAACGCCATACCCGGGGCAAGATCGTGCTCATTCCCTGA
- a CDS encoding RidA family protein yields MPDAIQHHNPDGLFKSPAFSQVVTTQGPGKTIYIGGQNAVNASGDIVGGGDIALQTDQAMRNLLTALAHCGATFADVVKVSVYLVHGQDVRRAYQAAQKHMANQGPPPVVTGLMVAALANPGFLVEIEAIAYLPA; encoded by the coding sequence ATGCCAGACGCCATTCAGCATCATAATCCCGACGGGCTTTTCAAAAGCCCGGCCTTCTCCCAGGTGGTGACCACACAGGGCCCGGGAAAAACAATTTACATCGGCGGCCAAAATGCCGTGAACGCCAGCGGTGATATTGTAGGCGGAGGCGATATTGCTTTGCAAACAGACCAGGCCATGCGCAACCTGCTTACCGCACTGGCCCACTGCGGCGCCACTTTTGCGGATGTGGTAAAAGTATCGGTGTACCTGGTACATGGACAGGATGTGCGCCGCGCTTACCAGGCCGCCCAGAAACACATGGCTAACCAGGGCCCCCCACCGGTTGTTACAGGGCTGATGGTAGCCGCATTGGCCAATCCTGGCTTCCTGGTAGAGATTGAAGCCATTGCCTATTTGCCGGCTTAG
- a CDS encoding 2OG-Fe(II) oxygenase → MESYNIPTTLAAQNWEALHTQLHQQGFAQVQHLLPGAACNALMQDYQADQQYRKTINMQRYRFGKGEYKYFHYPLPSLLQQLREAVYPYLAPVANQWMKALRIPITYPGTHAAFIAQCHAHGQLQPTALILQYDAGGFNTLHQDLYGDIFFPLQIVLMLNQPGRDYTGGEFVLTEQIPRAQSKASVLQPQQGDMLIFTTNFRPIAGSKGYYRAAMKHGVSPVHSGQRYSLGIIFHDGRN, encoded by the coding sequence ATGGAATCATACAACATCCCCACTACCCTGGCGGCCCAAAACTGGGAAGCCCTCCATACACAGCTCCACCAGCAAGGCTTTGCCCAGGTGCAGCACCTGCTCCCCGGAGCTGCCTGCAATGCGCTGATGCAGGATTACCAGGCAGACCAGCAATACCGCAAGACCATCAACATGCAGCGTTACCGTTTTGGCAAGGGTGAATATAAATACTTCCACTATCCGCTCCCTTCCCTGCTACAACAATTGCGCGAAGCAGTATATCCTTACCTGGCGCCGGTGGCAAACCAGTGGATGAAAGCCCTGCGTATACCCATCACCTACCCGGGCACCCACGCGGCATTCATTGCACAGTGCCACGCCCATGGCCAGTTACAGCCCACCGCGCTGATCCTGCAATATGACGCGGGCGGTTTCAACACCCTGCACCAGGATCTTTACGGCGATATATTCTTTCCCCTGCAGATAGTACTGATGCTAAACCAGCCAGGCCGGGATTATACCGGCGGCGAGTTTGTGCTCACGGAGCAAATACCGCGTGCCCAATCCAAAGCCAGCGTGCTGCAACCGCAACAGGGAGATATGCTGATCTTCACCACTAATTTCCGCCCCATAGCAGGCAGTAAAGGTTACTACCGCGCAGCCATGAAGCATGGCGTAAGCCCCGTGCACAGCGGGCAGCGCTACAGCCTGGGCATTATCTTTCATGATGGGCGCAACTGA